The following are from one region of the Paenibacillus protaetiae genome:
- a CDS encoding Gfo/Idh/MocA family protein, with product MSQQPIRIGVIGAGAIGNVHIQTFKKVEGAEIVAITDAYLPLAEQRAQEHGIAVAANPQQLFEDPSIDAVIVCVPNQYHAELAIEALRSGKHVILEKPMAINSEAALKIVEEQRKAGKIVMIPHQMRWGGLARAVKQRIDNGDLGRIYNAKTSYMRKKGIPGWGSWFTRKDQAGGGPLIDIGVHMLDLTLYLMGNPKPVSVFGSTYAEFGPRKQGLGTWGTPNWDGYYDVEDLASALIKLDNGATLALDVSWAAFSGSISEEPSVHLMGSEGGVSIVGNAGTYVTYEDDKVAASEITAADEEEDRVLLSRHFVECVNEGKEPITSAMSGYTINRILDAIYESSRTGHEVKLNWD from the coding sequence ATGAGCCAACAACCTATTCGTATCGGCGTTATCGGCGCGGGAGCTATCGGTAACGTTCATATTCAAACGTTTAAAAAAGTCGAAGGAGCCGAAATCGTTGCGATTACGGACGCTTACCTGCCGCTTGCGGAGCAGCGTGCGCAGGAGCATGGCATTGCGGTGGCGGCAAACCCGCAGCAGCTTTTTGAAGATCCGTCGATTGACGCTGTTATCGTATGCGTTCCGAACCAATATCATGCGGAACTTGCTATCGAAGCATTGCGCAGCGGCAAACATGTTATTCTCGAGAAACCGATGGCGATCAATTCAGAAGCCGCTCTGAAGATCGTAGAGGAGCAGCGCAAAGCGGGCAAAATCGTAATGATTCCGCATCAAATGCGCTGGGGCGGCCTTGCCCGCGCTGTGAAGCAGCGTATCGACAACGGGGATTTGGGCCGGATTTATAATGCTAAAACCAGCTATATGCGCAAAAAAGGCATTCCGGGCTGGGGCTCGTGGTTTACGCGCAAAGATCAGGCAGGCGGGGGGCCGCTGATCGATATCGGCGTGCATATGCTGGACTTGACCTTGTATTTGATGGGCAATCCGAAGCCGGTATCGGTATTTGGATCAACCTATGCCGAATTTGGCCCGCGCAAGCAAGGGCTTGGCACATGGGGCACGCCGAATTGGGACGGCTACTATGATGTAGAGGATTTGGCTTCCGCTTTGATCAAGCTGGACAACGGCGCAACTTTAGCGCTGGATGTCAGCTGGGCCGCTTTCTCCGGCTCGATCAGCGAAGAGCCGTCCGTCCATCTGATGGGATCGGAAGGCGGCGTATCGATCGTTGGCAATGCCGGCACATATGTCACCTACGAGGATGACAAGGTCGCGGCCAGCGAAATTACGGCGGCGGACGAGGAAGAAGACCGCGTATTGCTCAGCCGCCATTTCGTCGAGTGCGTGAATGAAGGCAAAGAGCCCATTACATCGGCGATGTCCGGGTATACGATCAACCGGATTCTCGACGCGATTTACGAATCGTCCCGTACAGGCCATGAAGTGAAGCTGAACTGGGATTAA
- a CDS encoding ABC-F family ATP-binding cassette domain-containing protein, with translation MISTSGITLRYGKRALFEDVNIKFTPGNCYGLIGANGAGKSTFLKILSGEIEQTNGEVHITPGERMAVLKQNHYEYDDFQVLETVIMGHKKLYDVMKEKDALYAKADFTDEDGMRAGELEAEFADMNGWEAESQAAEMLNGLGITPDLHDKKMAELDGNEKVRVLLAQALFGEPNILLLDEPTNHLDMESIKWLEDFLADFEGTVIVVSHDRHFLNTVCTHIADIDFGKIQMYVGNYDFWYESSQLALQLQREANKKKEDKMKELQAFIQRFSANKSKSKQATSRKKLLDKISLDDIRPSNRKYPFINFKGERDAGKSILLIEGLTKSIDGEKVIDNLTLTINKGDKIAFVGPNGLPKTVLFQLLMGELEPDAGKYQWGVTITQGYFPKDNSAYFDGVDLSLVEWLRQYSKDPDETFIRGFLGRMLFSGDDGNKKASVLSGGEKVRCMLSKMMLSGSNVLLMDEPTNHLDLESITALNNGLIDTDCTVLFTSHDHQFVQTIANRIIEITPNGVIDRMTTYDEYLENEEIKAIRERMYAVN, from the coding sequence ATGATCAGTACAAGTGGCATAACGCTTCGTTACGGGAAGCGCGCGCTTTTTGAAGATGTAAATATTAAATTCACGCCGGGCAACTGCTACGGCCTCATTGGCGCGAACGGAGCAGGCAAATCGACGTTTCTGAAAATATTGTCCGGTGAAATCGAGCAGACCAACGGCGAAGTGCATATTACGCCGGGCGAGCGTATGGCCGTGCTCAAGCAGAACCATTACGAGTATGATGATTTCCAAGTGCTCGAAACGGTTATTATGGGCCATAAGAAATTGTACGACGTAATGAAGGAAAAGGACGCACTGTACGCCAAAGCCGATTTTACCGATGAAGACGGCATGCGCGCAGGCGAGCTGGAAGCGGAATTTGCCGATATGAACGGCTGGGAAGCGGAATCGCAAGCGGCTGAAATGCTGAACGGCCTTGGCATTACGCCGGATTTGCACGATAAGAAGATGGCGGAGCTGGACGGCAACGAGAAAGTCCGCGTCCTGCTGGCGCAAGCGTTGTTCGGCGAGCCGAACATCCTGCTCCTTGACGAACCTACCAACCATTTGGACATGGAATCCATCAAATGGCTGGAAGATTTCCTCGCCGATTTTGAAGGCACCGTTATCGTAGTCAGCCATGACCGTCACTTCCTGAACACGGTTTGTACGCATATCGCCGACATCGACTTTGGCAAAATCCAAATGTACGTAGGCAACTACGACTTCTGGTACGAGTCCAGCCAGCTGGCGCTTCAGCTGCAGCGTGAGGCTAACAAGAAGAAAGAAGATAAAATGAAGGAGCTGCAGGCGTTTATTCAACGCTTCAGCGCCAACAAATCGAAATCGAAGCAGGCGACTTCGCGTAAGAAGCTGCTTGATAAAATTTCGCTGGATGATATTCGTCCTTCGAACCGGAAATATCCGTTCATTAACTTTAAGGGCGAACGTGATGCCGGCAAATCGATCCTGCTGATCGAAGGGTTGACGAAGTCGATCGACGGCGAGAAAGTAATCGACAACTTGACGCTGACGATCAACAAAGGCGACAAAATCGCATTTGTTGGTCCGAACGGCTTGCCGAAAACCGTATTGTTCCAGCTGCTCATGGGCGAGCTGGAGCCTGATGCCGGCAAATACCAGTGGGGGGTTACGATTACGCAGGGCTACTTCCCGAAAGACAACTCCGCTTACTTCGACGGCGTTGACCTGTCTCTTGTGGAATGGCTCCGCCAATATTCCAAAGACCCGGATGAAACGTTTATCCGCGGTTTCCTGGGACGGATGTTGTTCTCCGGCGACGACGGCAACAAGAAAGCAAGCGTATTGTCCGGCGGCGAGAAAGTCCGTTGCATGCTTTCCAAAATGATGCTGAGCGGCTCGAATGTGCTGCTGATGGATGAGCCGACCAACCACTTGGACCTCGAATCCATTACGGCGCTCAATAACGGGCTGATTGATACGGACTGCACCGTATTGTTTACCTCGCATGACCATCAGTTCGTGCAAACGATCGCGAACCGCATTATCGAGATTACGCCTAACGGCGTGATCGACCGGATGACGACGTATGACGAATACCTTGAAAATGAAGAAATTAAAGCGATCCGCGAGCGCATGTACGCGGTGAACTAA